From Tursiops truncatus isolate mTurTru1 chromosome 13, mTurTru1.mat.Y, whole genome shotgun sequence:
CAAGATGAGACACAGAAGACCATAACAGAGGTTCCCACCCCAGCTTTACAATTAATTTGATAGACAGTTAAACTCCAATAACAGAACCTACAGTAAAGTCAAAGTAACTTTCAATCCCTAACTTTCAATCcctaatctgattaaaaaaaaaaaaaagtgctttctcTCCTGAATCCCACACTCAGGCTACCCCTCAAGGATAATATAGTAAACATGACTCACACTGATTATTGCATTTACACAGCTTTCCAAATGCAAAGGTCCTGATGAGTTTTCCTGAAAGCACACCAGGGAGGTAGGTGTTGCCAGAGCTAGGTCCGCCACTTCAGGACCTGCTGCTCTAATACCACCTCAGCCGAGCTGTGTCCTCCTGCAGCTTCTTGAGCAAGACttctctgccctgaaaactggcaAAAGACAGTGTGTCAAAAGGTAGCTGCTATCATCGTTCATGATAAGAAGGGTCCACCAGGCCAGGACTACATTGGCCTCTGCCATGAGGAAAAAGCATAGTGGAGAGGTTATAAGCAAACAGATCTGGAGTCGAGTCAGATGTCTAAGTCAACTCTTTGCACGACCTTTACGTAGATCGCAACCTCTCTGAACCCAGAAAAGTAGATAGAGCTTGCGAatcaaatgagatgatacatcaacgttcctccccccacccctcggTAATGCTTGATAATTGGGAATTCCAGGCCCAAAGAATCTGAAAGCAGGAAAAGGCCTTACAAGTGCAACACAGTTGTTTTTTTCCAATAGAGAAACTGAGTCCCAAGGAAGACTGGTGCCCTCCTACCCTACCCTCGCCACCCCATCCCCCACACTTCCTTAGGGACACTCGCAGAGCATCTTCCTACAGAAGTCGGTGTGTTTCCAGTTCCTGCAGCGCCTTGCAGCTAAGAATGGGTTCTTAGTAAGCATTTTCCAGATTGAACCTAAATATGGAAATAATTACTAACACCTATAAAACTCTCTACAGAGCAACTTCGCTCTCACTTTGAAGGGgacaactttgttctttcttatccTTTACGTCTGGGCCAGTTTCAGCTTTAAAGTTACAAGGGAAGTGACCTTCACCTCGAAATTTATCtacaaagaaggaagagagtCGTCCACGcattcctctcccccttcccaagCTCAAACACAGTACAAAACGGAAGCTTAGGAAATTCAGCTCGCAAAAAGACCCTGAGGACAGGATTCGAACCCCTCAGTACCCAAGAGAAGTTCCCACTACGACTCACCGCGAGCCCACCTAGCACCGCACACTCTGAGCAGCCGTAGCCAGCGGAGTGGCGCTAAACCCGCTGATACAAACTCCACCCTCAGCCAATCAAAACACCCCTCCGCCCCCGCCGGACCAATGACAAACAGCGGATGTGGCGGCCCACATAGCCTCAATGCTTTCTGGGAGTTGTAGTTTAAAACGCAGAGCGGGACTCAAAATCCAGGTTTCCCCCGGGTAGTCCCGCCCCCTCAACTTCCCGGCCAATCAGCAGCACCAGTCTGGTCGACCACTTTCTCTCCCCAACAGGTGACCGCGGGGAGGCCGGCCGCCAGCCAGATGTGGTGCGGGAGAACCAGGGCCTTGCTCCGGGTGTCGGGGTTATGGCCGACAGGGGTGCTCGGGAGGAGACCGCTAAACTGCAGTGCTGCGTCACTGGCGGGAAGCAACTCCCCCCGGTGTTGGAACTGCGGCGGCCTAGGGGGCCCCTTGCGGGGGGACCGGTTCTTCTGCCCTCAGTGCCGCGCGCTGCAGCCACCTGACCCCACGCGAGACTACTTCAGCCTCATGGACTGGTAAGGGAGGCGGTTTCGGGAAATGCGTCTGGGCGTGCGAGATGGAGGGCTGGTCAGGCTAAGGGAGGAGAAGGCGGGACCAGTTACATGGGTGGGCGGAGCCCTAGAGAacaggggccgggggtggggcctgggagaagGTGGGTGGGATGTGTCGGGAGAGGAAACCGAGGGGCCGGACTGAGCGGCCAAGGTTTGTGGGATGACGACGAGAGTGGAGCGCGGACTGGTGGGGCGAGGAGTGTGATTAGGCGAAATTGAGGTTTGGAGCCTGCAATGGAGGGAGACTTGAGGGGCGGGATCTGAGAGAAGGAAGTTCAGAGGTGGGGCCTGAGGGAAGGGTGCTTGCGCGGCCCTTGGCGGATGGAGTCTTGAGGAATAGGTTCAGAAGGTTTAAAGTTGGGTTGagacttttaagaaagaaataatgagatGTTATCCAAAATGAGAGAGTAAGAGCAAAGAAAAACTTAATGCTATGGGCAGAGTCTAAGGGAAAAGTGAGAATTGGAAGGTCTGAGAAATAGATGTTTTTTCTGTTTACCTCCGAAGGTTGAGGAGCTTGGAGAGGTGGTGAAGTTTGGGCGAAGCTAAACTAATGAGATAGGGCACGCTCTGGGAATAGAAAGCGAAGAGGATTcgattaaaataaaatgagaggtaGAGATGAAGGGACCTGGGCCTTAGAAAAATAGAGTGGGATTCAGGAATTCCTCTTCCCCTTAACTCTGGGCTCTGGCCCCACCAGTCACTGAGCATTTATGAAGGGTTGCAGTAACACTGCTCTTTACGTTGTTCAATCATACCAATCTTGTTCCCACTTCAAGGCCTTTGCATGTTCCCTGTGCCTGAATGACTCTTTCCTGTGATCTTCAGTTACTCCTCAtcatcattcaggtctcagctcaaatgtcatctctttGTCCACCACATCTACCATTCTCTTATcctattctgttttcctttgcagTACCTACCACTTTTTGAAATAGCTCTGTCTATATGTTTATTGCGTCATCCCCCATGAGAACAGGAACCAGGCCCATACTATACAAATCTATAAACATTTGATGCATGAATTTCATCTCCTGATTTCCTTCCAGCAACCGCTCCTTCAGAGTTGACACTGCAAAGCTCCAGCATAGGTACCAGCAACTACAGCGTCTTATCCACCCAGATTTCTTCAGCCAGAGGTCTCAGGTAGCCTATTGGCCACCCATAATCACACCCAAACACGTGTGTACCCTGGGTGGGTGGCAGTGTCCTTATGGTTATCAAGGACAGAGCTGGACAGCCAGCTTCGCCCTGAGGTAGCCTGACCCCAGCCATCCAGATGCTGGACCTGTCTTACACTCAGAGCTTTTACCTGATTTCCCAGCAGAATTAGAACCCATcacctgaaaataaaaacagcttaTCCCATACTGGTTCTCCTTTGGTCACTTCCTTATGTGCTTGCCCATCAGTATTTTATGAAACAGTTTGTGAGTGTAAGATGGCCTATTTGCATGGTAATATGACTATCTTCATTTCCACTTACAGACTGAAAAGGATTTCTCAGAGAAACATTCGACCCTTGTTAATGATGCCTATAAGACTCTTCTGGCCCCCCTGAGCAGGGGACTATACCTTGTAAGGTGATTTTCCCACCCTTCTATCATGACAGCCTGGTCCCATTGCTCTGTAGGACAGCTGCTCCCCTGTGTTCAACAGAAGAGTGCTTGAGACCCGAGCTAATCTAGGGACCCAACGATAATTAACCTCAAAGATACTATTACATGAGTATAGTTTTCTCTGAGTATGTCTGTAAATCTTACTTGCccaattgcctttttttttttttttttttaccattttctatAAATTTCAAGGATTAGATAGTGCTGGCTTTTAGGGAAGAgttgtttttttgtgggggagAAGTGAGCACCTTAGAATTTTAGGATTTAATAGAATTTTTACAAATATCTAATTCAACCTCCTTCCACTTTTTTCCCAAGTGGAAGAATGACtcccccaaggtcacatagtgCCAGGTAGCAGGGAGTGATCCCATCCCAGCACTCCTATCTCAGTCTAACTTTCCAGTACCCTACCCTCACACTTTCACTATTGAGACAGTTCAAGTTTTCCCTGTGAGTGGCATTCTGTTCTGAATGGTGAGGAGGATTTATGGTGAGGAGGATTTATGACTCTGGCCATAGTTTCTTGAATTAAACTTATTTTCCCTGCTTTATGCCCCAATAGCTAAAGCTCTGTGGAGTAGAGATTCCCGAAGGGACAGATTATGAAATGGACAGTCAATTCCTCATGGAAATaatggaaatcaatgaaaaactTGCAGAAGCTCAAGGTGAAACTGCCATGAAAGAGATGGAATCTATTGTCAGAGGTAAAAGATAAAATACCACCGACTgcattttattgctattttgaGTACATGTAGGGgttaagtgaaaaatggatataaAGACTACATATTGGCCTTCATAATGattcagggaattttttttttcttgattacgCTGAAACCCATTTTGTTTAGAGGTTAGGCTTGCAAAATTCCTAATTCTCTGGAAGGCGGACTTAAACCAAGAATGTAATAGTATTTTGCAGATTGCTGTGCTCCTTCCCACCCATGACATCCTTTGGATATCTCTGACAAGAAAAATAGGCCTCAGAAGTTCATGGgaatgcccaaggtcacacagcagataTAGCAGAGCAAAGTTTGAAACCTTGATCTTATGATCCCATATTGCTTTACTTTCCACTTTATTCCAtagtgtatcagtcagggttctccacagaaacagaatcagtagtgtatgtgtatgtggagagagagaaatttattttaaggaatggctcatgtgattatgagAGCTAGCAAGTTCAAAATATGTAGATAGACTAGCAGGCTGGAAGCTCAGGCAGGACTTCTATGTTAGTCatgaggcagaattccttccttgggaaacctcagtttttgcttactaccttcaactgattggatgaggcccacctatgTTATGGAAGATAATCTCCTTAAAGTCAACTGACggtaaatgttaatcacatctacagaataccttcacagcaacatctagactagtgtttgatCAAACAATTGGGCACCACAGCCTAAACAAgctggcacataaaattaaccatgcCATATAGAAAAGGCTCCAGGTTTCTCATTCAAATTATGCAGATATGAACTTTCACAAATGTTATGGCATGCCTactgtatcaggcactgtgcagGACACCgcggatacagcagtgaacaagaaagACATGGCCTGGGCCTTCTTGGAGTTTATATATTCCAACTCAGTGTGTCCCAAATGGAAGTCATGAGCATCTCTCTTCTGCTCCTCTGCTGATGTTCGCTTTCTAAATGAATGACGCTCTGCGGTTGTACAAGTCCAAAACACCGAGGAGGTGTCCTTCACAACTTATTCTCCCTTACCCCCATAGACAGTCCATCACCGAGTCTTGAAAAGCTGACCTTCTAAATGTGTCTCAGATCCATCTATACATTTTCACTGCCACCACCCTGTCCCAAGCTACCATTCTCTCTCACCCAGACAACTGGAGTAACTCCACACTGGTCCGTCTCTACTTCAATCTGATATATTCCTACCCTGTCACTTGTGTGATCTTTTTGAAACCCAAATCTAATCATATCACCCTTGGCCTTGCTTAAAAACTTTAAGTggctccccgccccctgcctcGGGTTAAAGAAACCTGCATGGCTTGGCCTCTGCTTCCTCCCATTTGCTccttccactccagccacacagaTTGCTTCTAGTTCTTCATCTGTACCTTGTACCTCCCTACCCAGGGCATTTGCACATGCTGTTGCTTCTGCCCGAAACCCTCTTCTCCTCTACCCCATCTATTTAACTCTTCCTCCTTCAGATCTGGGGGCAATCCTCACTTCCTCAGAGAATCTGCAGACGACCTCTCTGTCTATACCTTTTGGTCGTGGGTACCCCTCCTTTGTAGGATTAATCACTGGTCTATGTGAGATTACTGGACCAATATCAGCCTCCTCTACTAGACCAGAAGTTCTACAGAGGCAGAAATTGTGTCTTCTTTTTGCTTCCCTCACATCCTTAGCACATGCAGTAGTACTTGGAGTATAATagggactcagtaaatatttgtcaagtgagtgaataaataacaaacaaagaAGTTAAAAGCAGTAAAATAGAAGTTGTGGTGGGGGAGCTGTCAGCTAGGGTTGTACCAGCAACATTAGGGCTGGGTGGTGTTGGGGAAAGAGAAACTCGGGATTTTTAGTCAGAAGGCCCAGCTGCACGGCTTTGGAAGGCAGAGGTTCATGAAGCTCTGGGTGAGGTGGACTTGGGTTCAGTCCCAACACTGCCACTGACTTTTTGTGTGACCTTCAGTGAAGTGACTTCactcctctgagcttcagtttcctcatctgtaaaatggagataatattagTACTGGTTGTTGCAACAATTAAGTTAAAGCATGTAAAACACTTGACACAGTGTCTGGCCCGTGGTAAGTTCCCAATAAATGGTGGGGGTTATTTCTAGCTCTATAGTTAACATCTCGTTTTGAGCAGGTCACTGACCTTCATTTAGAGTAATTCCTAAATTTCCTTTTACCTGCTAAGGCCCAGGTAATGTGAACGTTCAAGCGCATGAGCTAGATAGTTTTGGGATCAGGACTTCAGAGCCTCCAGACTCCTAATCCAGTGTTCTTTTGTCAACACCACGTTGCTACCTGAGAAGCGAGTTTGCAACCACTGGACCAGAAGTCAGTTGACTTGGGGTCTGCTCTTAGCTCCTCCACTCACCAACCATGTGACCATATATGTTCTCCCAGTACCTGTCATTGCTTaccatggggatataatgtatttgaaagtgctttgaaagcaGGCACCATATAAATGATTGGTACTGTTTGTATCTGAAAAAGGCACTTATCATACAATTTTCCAATGAGGAGACAATAAAAATGTGAGGTAGCTGTCCTTTACTTCATCTGGCATCTTCTCACTTAAGGTACAATATGATCGAAATGTTTCATTTTCCTGAGAGGCTGTATAATTTGCTAGTAGTTGCCTGAGACACTTTAATGCCCTGCTGATAGGCAAGTCCCGCTTGTTAATTTTCTCCTAGCTGAAATCTGGAAGACTCAGAGTGCCTTGTGGAGATAATCTAAGgcacttctttgtcttttttttttttttttttaatgcttctatAGCCATTTTATGAGCTTTGGTGATTGCCCCTCAGACCTTTCGTGGATAGAAAAACAGTGTAACTAAGATCAGCCAGAGCTGCACTAAACAGGAGCTGCCATCATGGAACTGTAGAGACAGGTTATGAGGCCTTACCCTTGAATCCAAACTCCCTGCTCTGTTGTGTTCACAACAACAAGATGACAAAGCGTTGTCTTCATATTATGAGTCTatttaagtagaaaaattaagataatgtttttctttttcagctaaACAGAAAGAACTGACTGACAATGTGAGCAGAGCTTTTGAAAGAGGTACTTCCTTCATTTCTTGACTTTCTTAAATATGGAAAGAAATTGTAAGCACTGAGGTATAACCATCCATTCAATAAGTAGCTATTATATGCCCATCCTATGACAGGTACATGGGAGCTATAAAATATAGATGAGTCTACATTTCTGCCTTCAAGGATTCACAGTCTTGCTAGAGAAACAAGGGGTGTGCCCATACCAGTGATACGCCCATTGAAGATTAGATGAGAGAAAGTGCTCCCATTCCCCTTTAGCAAGTAGGAGAAGATAAGGTGAGGGATGTGGGCTGAAGACAACACAGGCAGGCTCTGAGGGCAAGGCTGCACAGTCAACATTTGGCAAAGCCCGCACACCCCTTTCTTCTGCAAAGCCCAGGAGGAGAATCCCATGGCCGAGCAGTGCCCAGATTGCAAATAGGGCGTGTTCATCCTTGTCCCCACTGCTCCTGGCTCTCAGGCTAAAGAGACTAGATCTATTTCTAGCTATTTTTAAGCAAGAACAGCCTTCCTCTCCATCCTGACTTGTGCCACTCCTTAAATAAGAGCTTAATAGCCCTTTGGCTTAGGGATCGTTTGACTACAGAAAGGAGAACGCAACTCATACTAGCCCAGATAAAAGGAGGTTACTCTAAGGAATCAGGTCTATCTCTCAGAATCCAAAGTCCCTGAGATGAGTATAGTATTGTGTGATAAGAGCTTTTCTAGAACAAGATCTGGGAACCAGAAAGCAGTCTGGAACCAAGACTGTGGTCCTGAACTTGGTGGCCTAGCTGACCACTCCGTCCTTCTCCCCACCGCTATACACCAGTTCCATCTGCTTCCTTATTGGTGTACAGTGCTCCAAACTGGCCTCCCCCACTGGATGACTCCTCAGTCCCCCTTGGTCTATTACCTCATAAGAACAAGGCCTTTTACCATCTGACTAGAGTCTTCTAGATCCAATCTAGATTCCTGGGAGGGGGGATTTGATTGCCCCAGTTTGAGTCAGATGTCCACTCCAGTCCGATCACTGAGGGCCAAGGAGATAAGCTTGCACAGTGTACTGCCTACTTTGTAGGGATTGTAGGAGTTTATTCTGAGAAGCAGGCAGAaggtggcggggagggaggggtgtctCTAAAAAGATGGGTAGGAATATAGATTAATAGCAGAAAAGACAGGAAGCTGGCCCAACGTATCTGCCTGAAATCCATGTCCCCAGCCTACTGGTTAAGATGGTCAGATTATGTTCCACCAAGTTCCTGTTATACCTTtgtgggcttttatttttttaattataaaatacaatttcttaAAGAATGAATAGTACATAAGTACAATGGAAGAATAACAACAGAAGAAACACCCATGTCCCCACCACCcagattaagaaatagaaaaaaggtgctcaacatcactaatcattagggaaatgaaaatcaaaaccacagtgagataccacctcacacctataAAGAtggatgctattaaaaaaaaaagagaaaatagcaaatgtgggcaaggatgtggagaagttgggaCCTtggtgcactgctggtgggaatgtaaaatagtgcacccactgtggaaaacagtatggcagttcctcaaaaaattaaaaatagaattacggtgcaatccagcaattccacttctgggtgcaCACCTAAAGAATTGACAGCAGGAACTCAGAGAGATGCACTGTCACAGATAAACAAAGCCAGATACTAGTTAACGTGGTAAGGACAGATTTGAATCAGTAATAACTATGGTGATAGGGAAAAGAGTCCAGTGTGAACTGAACTCAATTTCGATTTGTACAGAGATAACTGGgcattttaaagggagaatgaggGAGTAGGGCAGGGGTGCACAGGGGCTCAGTGGAATTGGGGAAGTGAAATATTACAAAAAGCGGGAAGAAGGAGTTGGTCCTATGAAACCCATCTGGGTTTGTTAATTGGCCCTTATGGAAGTTAGGCTCCCACCCTCCCACAGAGCCTGGAGACAGGGGCCCTATCATCAGGTGTTGACTGGAACAAACAGcaagaaagagacagaagagacCTTCTTTCCTCTGAGCGACATAAGTCCATTTCTCACTCAGTCTTTTGTCTATGAAGGACTAGCTGAGCCATCTGTTGAGGCCTGATAGTAGAGGATATTTGGGGGATGACATGAGCAAATGTGCATTTAATGAGGAGCATCTCTATGGAAacgaaaaggaaaacaaaggtcaATGTCTGGAGCCGACTATAACCCCAGTTTCTGAGTCCAGAGGGCAGCCACCTGAGAAGACACTGACCGCTTAAGCGTCTTTAGGTGGTGGCATGAGGACAGCAGAGGCAGTCTGACGCATCTCCTGGCTTATAGTTTGAATGTTTGTGGTGATGGCAGAGACATCAGCATCCCAGTCATGGTTATTCCCCAGAGCACAGTATGGAAGGTGTGTACTTTCTGAGTAGCCCGTGTACCAGCAGCTCCAGGCACAAAGGTTGCCCGTGATTCGTTGTGATGAGTTCTTTGAAGTTTCTATCAAGTCCTCCAGCTTCAGCTTGCAGGACTTTACCAGATCCTGGAGGAAAGGGGCAGCTATAAGACAACCTGAGTCCCACTGAGGATCTGGGCAGTCAGGTTTTAGTTCTTAGTGACAGTAagtcaggagggagggaggaacattGGAAACATTGGTTTGGAAAGTTGTAGCCAGATGTTGAAAGAAACTAGAAGAATTGAGGATTTGCTGAGGGCCGACAAAATGTGTAAGGATCCAGTTCAGTTTACAAGTAGATAATAAAACCTCAAAGACAATGAACAGGACAGGATTCTGATCACTCGCAAGGTTGTGTTATTCTTTTCCACTGAAACATAAAATTTCTCTCTACAATCACCCCCTCTTTTtaatcaaagataaagtgacatTGTTcttgtttacaaaataaatttagtttcATGAAATTTGGCCTGATTATTTATTAAGTGCAGCAAGAATGGTAACTGACCATAAAGGCCTTTTTAAGTTTTCCTAATGGAACTTTTTACAGGCATAACtggttttattgcactttgcagatactgcattttttacgaATTGAAGGTTTGTAGCACTCCTGTggtgtcagatgatggttagcatttttctgcaataaaatatttttaattaaggtatgtacattgtttctttagacataatgctattgtgcacttaatagactatagtacaGTATCAATacttacatgcactgggaaaccaaaaaatttgtgtgacttgctttatttcaACATTCACTTtgttgcagtggtctggaacccagCCCccagtatctctgaggtctgcctgtatctCAGATTAGAATCTGCCTGGAATCTCAGATTAGACTTGAAAAACCTCTCTGCTAGGAAGTCAAGCCAAGATTTCTCCATCAGAATTCTTCACCTGCATTACCTATAGTTTAAGGTGAATTCCTGTCTTCCCAACGTCCCCCAAATATTCTAAGATTCATGGGCCTGCCGAGTGCCCTTAATCACCTGTAAGGCTGGGAACCCTGTAAACCAGATACCAGGCCAGTTTTTGCAATAGGGCTTTGAAAGCATTATCTCTATAAAATCAACCTATTTCCTTAAAATTGATGACTTTAtgcatcattttcaaatatgacATTCCCGTCAAagccttatttttaattatgtccTATCACAAAGAGGACAGATTCTTACTGAAGCTATGCAAATAACTATATTGCCGTGAAAACAAGAATACTCAACAATAGTTTCTAACTTTTTGAGGGATCAGGCAGGGAGAAGaagatgttttaattttgtttacgAAAGTGTATAATTTACTAGATTGTTAATGAGTCATAGATAgcttaagagaaaaggaaaggggattTCCTCATATTAgaaaatagaacatttaaaaGCCAGCAAtagttcaaataaaaaattataatcaacTTATCAGTTTACTCAATCCTATGTAGTTAATTTTGTTCTGCTTGATCTTGGGTTAGCAGTTTCATGAACCCATCAGctttttcattagcattttgGAAATTCTGACTTGGTCGACTGATTTGAACTCAGTAATGTAAGCAATGCCATCAGAAGCCTGTACCACAGAGTACCTGGTACAGTACCTGTTTATTGATCACAAGTACTCTGGCTTATAGCTGGTTGTAAGAGCTTTTAGGAAAGCATCAGAGTAAGGTAACAACCATCCATGGATAGCAAAAGACTTAAAATGGCCATAGTTAAAGATCTGATGAgaggttattataaaaataacacaactGAAAAGGAAATCTAGTTGTTTCTGTgacatatcacattttaaaataataactgggcgataacatcttttttttttttaaacagaagaaatttattttcttacagttctagaggctggaagtctggggTCAAGGTGCCAGCGTGGTTGggctctggtgagagctctcttcttggcttgcagatggttgctttcttgttgtgtcctcacatagcacagaaagagaaagagaaagaggaagaggagtaagagagaaaaagagagagagagggggagagagagagagaggaaaaagcccacagttttttgttttgttttgttttttgcggtacacgggcctctcactgttgtggcttctcccgttgcggagcacaggctccggatgtgcaggctcggcggccatggctcacaggcccagccgctctgcggcatgtgggatcttcccggaccgggacacgaacccatgtcccctgcatcagcaggcggactctcaaccactgcgccaccagggaagccctgggcgaTAACATCTTACCAGGATATATCATGGATAATGAGGGCATTGACAAATTCTAAGAACTTTGTACAATTTctgaaataataacatttaacCCA
This genomic window contains:
- the HSCB gene encoding iron-sulfur cluster co-chaperone protein HscB isoform X2, whose amino-acid sequence is MWCGRTRALLRVSGLWPTGVLGRRPLNCSAASLAGSNSPRCWNCGGLGGPLRGDRFFCPQCRALQPPDPTRDYFSLMDCNRSFRVDTAKLQHRYQQLQRLIHPDFFSQRSQTEKDFSEKHSTLVNDAYKTLLAPLSRGLYLLKLCGVEIPEGTDYEMDSQFLMEIMEINEKLAEAQGETAMKEMESIVRAKQKELTDNVSRAFERGDMDLSPGPGRSHMPWSNY
- the HSCB gene encoding iron-sulfur cluster co-chaperone protein HscB isoform X4, whose amino-acid sequence is MWCGRTRALLRVSGLWPTGVLGRRPLNCSAASLAGSNSPRCWNCGGLGGPLRGDRFFCPQCRALQPPDPTRDYFSLMDCNRSFRVDTAKLQHRYQQLQRLIHPDFFSQRSQTEKDFSEKHSTLVNDAYKTLLAPLSRGLYLLKLCGVEIPEGTDYEMDSQFLMEIMEINEKLAEAQGETAMKEMESIVRAKQKELTDNVSRAFERGEE
- the HSCB gene encoding iron-sulfur cluster co-chaperone protein HscB isoform X3, which produces MWCGRTRALLRVSGLWPTGVLGRRPLNCSAASLAGSNSPRCWNCGGLGGPLRGDRFFCPQCRALQPPDPTRDYFSLMDCNRSFRVDTAKLQHRYQQLQRLIHPDFFSQRSQTEKDFSEKHSTLVNDAYKTLLAPLSRGLYLLKLCGVEIPEGTDYEMDSQFLMEIMEINEKLAEAQGETAMKEMESIVRAKQKELTDNVSRAFERDTAFFTN
- the HSCB gene encoding iron-sulfur cluster co-chaperone protein HscB isoform X5 codes for the protein MWCGRTRALLRVSGLWPTGVLGRRPLNCSAASLAGSNSPRCWNCGGLGGPLRGDRFFCPQCRALQPPDPTRDYFSLMDCNRSFRVDTAKLQHRYQQLQRLIHPDFFSQRSQLKLCGVEIPEGTDYEMDSQFLMEIMEINEKLAEAQGETAMKEMESIVRAKQKELTDNVSRAFERDDFEKAKELLTKMRYFSNVEEKIKLKKIPL
- the HSCB gene encoding iron-sulfur cluster co-chaperone protein HscB isoform X1; translation: MWCGRTRALLRVSGLWPTGVLGRRPLNCSAASLAGSNSPRCWNCGGLGGPLRGDRFFCPQCRALQPPDPTRDYFSLMDCNRSFRVDTAKLQHRYQQLQRLIHPDFFSQRSQTEKDFSEKHSTLVNDAYKTLLAPLSRGLYLLKLCGVEIPEGTDYEMDSQFLMEIMEINEKLAEAQGETAMKEMESIVRAKQKELTDNVSRAFERDDFEKAKELLTKMRYFSNVEEKIKLKKIPL
- the HSCB gene encoding iron-sulfur cluster co-chaperone protein HscB isoform X6 gives rise to the protein MWCGRTRALLRVSGLWPTGVLGRRPLNCSAASLAGSNSPRCWNCGGLGGPLRGDRFFCPQCRALQPPDPTRDYFSLMDCNRSFRVDTAKLQHRYQQLQRLIHPDFFSQRSQTEKDFSEKHSTLVNDAYKTLLAPLSRGLYLVS
- the HSCB gene encoding iron-sulfur cluster co-chaperone protein HscB isoform X7, with the protein product MDSQFLMEIMEINEKLAEAQGETAMKEMESIVRAKQKELTDNVSRAFERDDFEKAKELLTKMRYFSNVEEKIKLKKIPL